Proteins encoded by one window of Scatophagus argus isolate fScaArg1 chromosome 8, fScaArg1.pri, whole genome shotgun sequence:
- the si:dkey-151g10.3 gene encoding serine/threonine-protein kinase WNK1 isoform X8: MAPEMYEEHYDESVDVYAFGMCMLEMATSEYPYSECQNAAQIYRKVTSGIKPASFDKVNDPEIKEIIEGCIRQNKSQRLSIRDLLNHAFFGEDTGVRVELAEEDTGTQDCLALRIWVEEPKKLKGKHKDNEAIEFSYDLENDSAEEVALEMVKSGFFHESDAKVVGKSIRDRVNLIKKSRERRQQQLLQQQQGFEERRDSTLSSYTFTHPSCPSSLGPGVAGQTGGRGVGGGGQESEELPEVDQHVRQQHIFSGTTLSLPEGESIGSASCESYTSGQSQAYSQQGESYTHSQTALPPMASSTGASAHPLIGESGSAPNVPIGQSISMSSTSTGQSGGGPVGQTFLQPSAMVPQVPPSVPQQYFQSQTCPSDAFQTATPHGSIAPSQSYIPPVSPQAPINVLTTSMSVSDPAGLAGTIVPLAQQTQPPATPMRLTDIIPQAAPQQTQPAMIPQQTIVQQQQIGIDHQTSTLQQQPQQQMEVQATMLEQQVSTTQPTEQHPQSLSATAVQTHQHEPQQQIYVQQPVPPVHTTPQQQVLPTQTGMEQQAMSLPQPGEQPQTYKPQQTGDPREQTMIQPQQLQQQLQQQQTLIQQQQQQQQALLLEQHQTYVQQQLDQQQQKALLQQQQQQAQIQQHQLEQQQALIHKQLLDQQQQQTLIQQQEQQHQQQGLLQQQQQPQQVLLHQLEQQQQQPPVQQQQQSQIYQQIGQHQTGIQKEPEMPQQQQIVLQQQPHQTQQQKEQQLQQQALLRQMEQQQQQALLQQHLQQQAILQQQQLQQKVQLQQQQQEQQQAHLKQQAEQQQQALLQQQLEQQRQQQVLLQQQQAERLQQQALIQQQIQEQQQAAIIQLQQTESAPVPQSNNEQQIQQQSTDIQHISQLNTQFPPHTTLTQQVIEQQQHAALIQQQQAFVGQPQHHTSAMETLIPVGSPAGTEVIQHQTQTVSQAQVPMAVQTTQIPVQKSAVPSQVLTPQGQSEAHLQNQGQAPVQFIAQSTVQAAQTMIEAQVTPPAAVIQGQPHLIPTQIPLQTSYQGSVTPTQSQVTAQPLIQTVQPPAAVTSIPSQIKHETVVQQNAQMPGLMHPQLQQQTQGLPPIQVHAQATAGLLTPQYVPQPTHQAMPSVQQDITHITQQQQQQELTIQQYQQMTLSPGLAGSVAPTTDSLTSAVDPANFLASPHSVQQAGQAYGSGQTTLHPVVQTQQPLIGNAADPSVIQPQSHSAMPQSSGQYQQQLQKLSQAQQPIASPSPQVQFLAQPIPTPIQQPLAPKQPLIPLEESQLPNPPASHLVTHTTAQIVPSNVPGPQPQNRNLPLYSHLVAGPPPCLQHQAKQMLPAHTHTQTSVQAQTHSQTQTHVQTQAHSHTQTHSETPIAEQPVLPHAVFPAQQMPLSPSHTSCPPTCLPSLPSLQSYHPPAAPVQELPTSPPAAQVTLPGHADFIPTSAPPVTTLQSLDSNAPKLPQASLQDCDLSLLGIAQDDPYLSSTERHSSSGSVPANGEESLQMLANGKLEKLKTQRRASCQRPEKVSHQFQLSMLQVSGSGDNMVECQLETHSNKMVTFKFDIEGDAPEDIADYMVEEDFVLDVEKEKFVEELRAIVKKAHEILRTHSLTGSTDQLHVSTPTSSSVDSVPHSSPVGRWRFFINQTIRHRDSLSTQGAVTPPLTSETKIPQSPKTEKGELNRAVENEGSQNLESLTRMASPPCPDLSATSPPVSTVSAPASMATSATTPAPNTTVSESISAPASTLEASVPVAASGGLELLTSASVDQIPSAPSSIPIPAANLPTLSTAPAVVSPTPITILPDSSPGTSGCSNVGQSIGDTVITAPHPCVPAADQSSTSFHSTPSPAATAVISSAVSQLGMEQQQSLPQVAHPAPQQPQPQLQPALQQQVPAVQQQLQAMQLEQQAQQTQQAQQQLQSQHQVYQEQIQLQQERALQQSLQQLQHQQLMQKQIPLQQQLTEVKVLPRPGHTELLQQSVPLQQFLPPMPLQQTQQPLQQQQTQQYAPQLLQQPQSQQVPQQIMAPQAAVVPQHQAHIDHQQQQQQQQQQLNPQQTIRLQQQQMVQQQLQQQQHQLLMGAVALKPDQSQMLPLTISQQLLQQQPKLNVSPVAQQQIPQQTQVPAELAQQHIQSQIQLQHTELQQEVVKAMETPQKQNFTVQKQSSLQMSESEVSTGETSVTEDTCSYSAPIHPTTSDSSLPPLHLGTADAPLPALSLTMTPSPAQPSSVAESDSEGPPKIEFVDNRIKTLDEKLRNLLYQEYSSGAPLAGGPPSGPTSAASTSAGGDESSEPLSIHQLSFPPPSSSSDTSPHSSSSTTSSTTSRSSSTSPDPERDRVAEEDSSEVPNFAELGPVEQQPGPSLPSTSASSTPPTSLLPPNQDDSAGPQRPPVPGEPTILAVPPHSDTSTTGDASWPPNQQPIPLRHGQQKHNAGGGYFGLNLTCPSIRNPVSKKSWTRKFKNWACKLRHSASLFKKPRVQQDGRCSSQALGEDKEALPLNPPQSRKGRFQVTPVTQSSPPIDSPSGHSGTHRKVGRFSVTQTESKKEDRQTDSSPVSPDLERERRRSRAKEGEKEESKRTPAMAHLPRGHAHSHSPLGSSDDDDDESELEDEDLRKELHKLREKHIKEVVSLQAQQNRELQDLYRQLRSLKDQRQSLPASLSRTPPLSTAPPVLSPRRPRPAKVKVRPRPHSHMDNNGVTHSGIQQSSSYSGGEQSRLPQYCNPEHHASLPAKRDQSPLRKSTFTDDLHKLVDNWTKETVGPSLPKPSLNQIKQIQQVQELGGWSQQTEVAPPGWFPVSPLNPQAPSTPTSLPVVAPSHYTGGGSLSTLPSPGPAPQTHMAQVPQIQQSLHLHQSLPLQQMSYQQSPFRQQIPQPRMQSPVQSQSLPQTQPITQLPHSPPQSQPLLPSQKPTSPVSTAPPLPPGSGTTAPTDSTAATGGTFCSCSSSSSSSSSSCSTAALPSSAKIHPTPPTSTLPLGQK; the protein is encoded by the exons TGACGAGTCTGTGGATGTCTATGCCTTTGGGATGTGCATGCTGGAAATGGCCACTTCAGAATACCCCTACTCTGAGTGTCAAAATGCTGCTCAGATCTATCGCAAAGTCACAAGT GGCATAAAGCCAGCTAGTTTTGATAAAGTGAATGACCCAGAGATCAAAGAGATCATTGAAGGCTGCATTCGTCAGAACAAGAGTCAGAG ACTCTCCATTCGAGACCTCCTGAACCATGCATTCTTTGGAGAGGACACAGGGGTGCGGGTGGAACTGGCAGAGGAGGACACAGGCACACAGGACTGTCTGGCTCTCCGGATTTGGGTCGAAGAGCCCAAGAAGCTAAAAGGGAAGCATAAAGACAATGAGGCCATCGAGTTCAGCTATGACCTGGAGAATGATAGTGCTGAGGAAGTGGCTTTAGAGATg gtGAAGTCAGGATTTTTTCATGAGAGTGATGCTAAAGTGGTAGGAAAATCCATCCGGGACCGAGTAAATCTGATCAAAAAGTCACGGGAGCGtcggcagcagcagctcctccagcagcagcaaggcTTTGAAGAAAGAAGAGACTCTACTCTCTCCTCTTACACATTTACTCATCCATCCTGCCCGTCTTCACTGGGGCCAGGGGTAGctggacagacaggaggaagaggagtgggaggaggagggcaggagtCTGAGGAGCTGCCTGAAGTGGACCAGCATGTCAGGCAGCAGCATATTTTCAGTGGGACAACCCTTAGTCTGCCAG AAGGTGAGAGCATTGGGTCTGCCAGCTGTGAATCTTACACAAGTGGACAGAGTCAGGCGTACTCTCAGCAAGGGGAATCATACACCCACTCCCAGACTGCACTCCCCCCTATGGCATCT AGTACCGGCGCATCAGCTCATCCTCTAATTGGTGAGAGTGGAAGTGCTCCGAATGTACCTATTGGCCAGAGTATTAGTATGTCCAGCACGTCCACAGGCCAGAGTGGAGGGGGACCTGTTGGCCAGACATTTCTTCAGCCCAGTGCCATGGTTCCACAGGTACCACCAAGTGTCCCTCAACAGTATTTTCAG TCACAAACATGCCCATCAGATGCATTTCAAACTGCCACTCCCCATGGGTCAATAGCCCCCTCACAGTCATACATACCCCCTGTTTCCCCACAAGCGCCCATTAATGTTCTCACTACATCCATGTCAGTCAGTGATCCTGCTGGTCTAGCGGGGACCATTGTGCCTCTCGCTCAGCAGACCCAACCCCCTGCCACTCCCATGCGGCTCACTGACATCATTCCACAGGCAGCACCCCAGCAAACACAGCCTGCCATGATCCCTCAGCAGACTATtgtccaacaacaacagataGGGATAGATCACCAGACCTCCACCCTTCAGCAGCAACCGCAACAGCAAATGGAGGTCCAGGCAACTATGCTCGAACAACAAGTTAGTACCACTCAGCCAACGGAGCAGCATCCACAGAGCCTTTCAGCTACAGCTGTCCAGACACATCAACATGAGCCTCAGCAGCAGATCTATGTACAGCAGCCCGTTCCTCCTGTCCACACAACTCCTCAGCAGCAAGTATTGCCTACACAAACAGGTATGGAGCAGCAAGCTATGTCATTACCACAGCCAGGAGAGCAACCTCAGACTTATAAACCTCAACAAACAGGTGATCCTCGTGAGCAGACTATGATACAACCACAGCAACTGCAGCAACagcttcaacaacaacaaactctgatacaacaacaacaacagcaacaacaagctTTATTGCTTGAGCAACATCAGACATAtgtccagcagcagcttgatcagcaacaacaaaaagctttgcttcaacagcagcaacaacaggcCCAAATCCAACAGCATCAATTGGAGCAGCAGCAAGCACTTATACACAAGCAACTGTtggatcagcagcagcagcaaactcttATTCAACAGcaagagcagcagcatcaacagcaaggtcttttacaacaacaacaacaaccgcAGCAAGTGCTTTTACATCAGTtagagcagcaacaacaacagcctcctgtacagcaacagcagcagagccagaTATACCAACAAATTGGACAACATCAAACTGGAATACAAAAAGAACCAGAGAtgccacagcagcaacaaattGTATTGCAGCAGCAACCTCACCAGACTCAACAGCAAAAGGAACAACAACTGCAGCAGCAAGCCCTGCTCCGACAAatggaacaacaacagcaacaggcGCTATTACAACAACATTTGCAACAGCAGGCTAttttacaacagcagcagctacaacagAAAGTTCaactacagcaacaacagcaagaacaacaacaagcacaCCTCAAACagcaagcagagcagcagcagcaagctcTCTTGCAACAACAGCTTGAACAACAGCGTCAGCAACAAGTGCTGTTACAACAGCAACAAGCAGAGAGATTGCAGCAACAGGCTCTGATACAGCAGCAGATTCAAGAGCAGCAGCAAGCAGCCATCATTCAACTTCAGCAAACTGAGTCGGCCCCTGTTCCACAAAGTAACAATGAGCAACAAATTCAGCAGCAGTCAACTGATATACAGCACATCTCACAACTAAACACTCAATTTCCACCTCATACCACTCTCACACAGCAAGTGatagaacaacaacagcatgcaGCAttgatccagcagcagcaagcatTCGTTGGCCAGCCTCAACATCACACCTCCGCAATGGAAACGCTTATCCCAGTTGGATCTCCAGCTGGCACTGAAGTGATTCAGCACCAAACTCAAACTGTCTCACAGGCCCAGGTCCCCATGGCTGTTCAGACTACACAGATTCCTGTCCAGAAGTCTGCTGTCCCATCTCAAGTCCTTACCCCGCAAGGGCAAAGTGAGGCTCACCTACAGAACCAGGGCCAGGCGCCAGTCCAGTTTATAGCTCAGTCCACAGTCCAAGCAGCTCAGACTATGATTGAGGCCCAAGTAACTCCTCCAGCGGCAGTGATCCAGGGGCAGCCCCATCTCATCCCAACCCAAATTCCTTTACAGACTAGTTATCAAGGATCTGTCACTCCCACACAAAGCCAAGTAACTGCTCAGCCGTTAATCCAGA CTGTCCAGCCTCCAGCTGCAGTTACCTCAATTCCCAGTCAGATCAAACATGAGACTGTTGTTCAGCAAAATGCTCAAATGCCAGGGCTCATGCATCCTCAGCTCCAGCAACAAACTCAAGGCCTGCCACCTATCCAAGTGCATGCTCAAGCCACTGCTGGCCTTTTGACCCCTCAGTATGTCCCTCAGCCTACCCACCAAGCCATGCCATCTGTACAACAGGATATAACTCATattacacaacagcagcagcaacaagagCTAACAATACAGCAGTACCAGCAGATGACTCTGTCTCCTGGCTTAGCTGGAAGTGTTGCACCTACAACAGATAGTCTCACTTCTGCAGTTGACCCAGCAAACTTTTTAGCCAGCCCTCATTCTGTGCAGCAGGCTGGACAAGCTTATGGTTCAGGACAAACAACATTACATCCGGTTGTTCAGACCCAGCAGCCGCTCATTGGAAATGCTGCTGATCCCTCAGTCATCCAGCCCCAATCCCATTCAGCTATGCCCCAGTCAAGTGGGCAATACCAGCAACAGCTACAGAAGCTTTCTCAAGCGCAGCAACCAATAGCTTCACCATCTCCACAGGTTCAGTTTCTGGCACAGCCCATCCCAACTCCCATCCAGCAACCACTTGCTCCAAAGCAGCCTTTGATACCCCTTGAGGAGAGTCAGCTGCCCAACCCACCTGCTTCACATCTGGTGACCCACACTACGGCACAGATAGTTCCCAGTAATGTGCCCGGGCCTCAGCCCCAGAACAGGAACCTGCCCCTGTACAGTCATCTAGTGGCAGGACCCCCTCCATGTCTGCAGCACCAAGCCAAGCAAATGctgcctgctcacacacacacacaaactagtGTTCAGGCTCAAACACACtcccaaacacagacacacgttCAAACACAGGCACATtctcacactcagacacacagtgagacaccTATCGCTGAACAGCCTGTCCTGCCCCATGCTGTCTTCCCTGCACAACAGATGCCCCTAAGCCCCTCTCATACCTCATGTCCCCCAACATGTCTACCATCTCTTCCATCCCTACAATCCTATCATCCTCCTGCTGCCCCTGTGCAAGAGCTGCCTACGTCTCCTCCAGCGGCACAGGTAACCTTACCAGGGCATGCCGACTTTATACCCACCTCCGCTCCGCCTGTCACTACTCTACAATCGCTTGATTCTAATGCCCCCAAACTGCCCCAAGCCTCGCTGCAAGACTGTGACCTTTCCCTGCTGGGTATTGCTCAG GATGATCCGTACCTCTCAAGTACGGAACGTCATTCTTCTTCAGG GTCTGTTCCAGCTAATGGAGAAGAAAGTCTTCAGATGTTGGCCAATGGGAAGTTAGAGAAATTAAAGACTCAAAGAAGAGCTTCCTGTCAAAGGCCTGAGAAAGTTTCACATCAGTTTCAACTGAGTATGCTCCAG GTGTCTGGCAGTGGGGACAATATGGTGGAATGCCAGTTGGAGACCCATAGCAACAAAATGGTGacatttaaatttgacattGAAGGGGATGCGCCTGAGGACATAGCAGATTACATG gtGGAAGAGGACTTTGTTCTTGATGTCGAGAAAGAAAAATTTGTTGAGGAGCTTAGAGCCATAGTTAAGAAAGCTCATGAAATTCTTCGAACGCATTCATTG aCTGGATCAACCGACCAGCTGCATGTGAGCACTCCTACTAGCTCCTCAG TGGACTCAGTTCCCCATTCTTCCCCAGTGGGACGCTGGCGCTTTTTTATCAACCAGACCATCCGCCATAGAGACTCTCTATCCACCCAGGGAGCAGTCACACCACCACTCACTTCAGAGACAAAGATACCTCAGTCTCCTAAAACAGAGAAAGGTGAGCTAAATCGAG ctgtagAAAATGAAGGATCCCAGAATTTGGAGTCCTTGACTAGAATGGCTTCTCCCCCCTGTCCTGACCTTTCTGCCACCTCTCCTCCAGTTTCCACTGTCTCAGCCCCTGCCTCCATGGCCACCTCAGCCACCACCCCAGCTCCTAACACTACCGTCTCTGAAAGCATCTCTGCACCAGCCTCCACTCTTGAAGCCTCTGTCCCTGTCGCTGCTTCAGGTGGTCTTGAACTCCTCACCTCAGCTTCTGTTGACCAAATTCCCAGTGCTCCCTCATCCATACCAATACCTGCTGCTAACCTCCCCACTTTGTCCACTGCTCCTGCTGTTGTATCTCCCACACCCATCACCATTCTGCCAGATTCTTCTCCTGGAACCAGTGGTTGCTCCAATGTAGGTCAAAGTATAGGGGACACAGTGATAACTGCTCCACATCCCTGTGTGCCTGCAGCGGACCAGTCTTCAACCTCTTTTCATTCCACTCCTTCCCCTGCTGCTACTGCAGTGATCTCTTCTGCGGTAAGCCAGCTGGgcatggagcagcagcagtcactCCCACAAGTGGCCCACCCGGCCCCACAACAACCACAGCCACAGCTACAGCCTGCGTTACAGCAGCAGGTGCCAGCAGTTCAACAGCAACTGCAGGCAATGCAGCTTGAACAACAGGCACAACAGACACAGCAAGCACAACAACAATTGCAGTCACAGCATCAAGTGTACCAAGAACAaattcagctgcagcaggaaagaGCACTGCAACAGTCTCTCCAGCAGTTACAACATCAGCAGCTAATGCAGAAACAAATACCACTTCAGCAGCAACTGACTGAGGTGAAGGTGCTGCCTCGGCCAGGTCACACAGAATTGTTACAACAGTCTGTGCCTCTGCAGCAGTTTCTGCCCCCAATGCCCCTACAGCAGACCCAGCAACCTcttcaacaacagcaaacacaacagtaTGCCCCACAGTTGCTGCAACAGCCTCAGTCACAGCAGGTACCACAGCAGATTATGGCACCCCAAGCTGCTGTAGTGCCTCAGCACCAGGCACACATTgatcaccagcagcagcagcagcagcagcagcaacagttaaACCCACAACAGACAATACGCTTACAGCAACAGCAAATGGTgcaacagcagctacagcagcagcaacatcagctTTTGATGGGTGCTGTGGCTTTAAAGCCAGACCAAAGCCAAATGCTGCCGTTGACAATTAGTCAACAGCTTCTTCAACAACAGCCTAAGCTAAATGTTAGCCCTGTTGCGCAACAGCAGATTCCACAACAAACTCAAGTCCCTGCTGAGCTAGCACAACAACATATACAGTCACAGATACAGCTgcaacacactgagctgcaaCAAGAGGTGGTTAAAGCCATGGAGACACCCCAGAAGCAGAATTTTACGGTGCAGAAGCAGTCCTCTTTACAGATGTCAGAGTCAGAGGTGTCCACAGGAGAGACAAGTGTCACAGAAGACACATGCAGCTACTCTGCCCCTATTCACCCTACTACTTCTGACTCTTCTCTGCCCCCTCTTCATCTAGGCACTGCTGATGCCCCCTTACCTGCCCTCTCCCTCACAATGACGCCATCACCTGCTCAGCCCTCCTCTGTGGCCGAGTCAGACAGTGAGGGTCCCCCCAAAATTGAATTTGTAGACAATCGCATAAAGACTCTGGATGAAAAGCTAAGGAACTTGTTGTATCAAGAGTACAGCAGTGGGGCACCGCTGGCCGGGGGACCTCCCTCCGGTccaacatctgctgcttctACATCAGCAGGAGGAGATGAATCATCTGAGCCGCTGTCGATACACCAATTGTCTTttcccccaccctcctcctcctcagacacATCCCCTCACTCTTCATCCTCCACTacatcctccaccacctcccgttcctcctccacctcacctGACCCGGAGAGGGATCGGGTAGCAGAGGAAGATTCCTCAGAAGTGCCCAACTTTGCAGAGCTGGGCCCGGTGGAGCAACAGCCTGGCCCATCACTcccctccacctctgcctcGTCCACCCCACCTACCTCTCTTCTGCCTCCCAATCAGGATGACTCTGCTGGGCCCCAGCGCCCACCTGTACCAGGAGAACCAACCATTCTT GCTGTACCCCCACACTCTGACACCAGTACCACTGGAGACGCATCGTGGCCCCCCAATCAGCAGCCGATCCCCCTCCGGCATGGACAGCAGAAGCACAATGCAGGAGGTGGATATTTTGGCCTAAACCTGACATGTCCTAGTATCAGAAATCCTGTTAGCAAGAAATCCTGGACTCGCAAATTCAAAAACTGGGCGTGCAAACTGCGCCACTCCGCCAGCTTGTTCAAGAAGCCCAGGGTCCAGCAAG ATGGACGTTGCAGCAGTCAGGCACTTGGAGAGGATAAGGAGGCGCTACCCTTAAATCCACCTCAGTCACGCAAAGGGAGATTTCAG GTGACTCCAGTGACCCAGTCTTCTCCCCCGATTGATTCACCATCTGGCCACAGTGGCACTCACAGGAAAGTGGGACGCTTCTCAGTAACCCAAACTGAGAGTAAGAAAGAGGACAGGCAGACTGACAGCTCCCCAGTGTCTCCTGAtttggagagggagaggaggagatcTCGGgcaaaggagggagagaaggaggaaagtaAGAGGACCCCAGCAATGGCTCACCTGCCTCGAGGTCATGCGCACAGCCACTCACCCCTGGGCAGCAgcgatgacgatgatgatgagagTGAACTGGAGGATGAAGACTTGAGAAAAGAACTACACAAGCTCAGAGAAAA GCACATCAAAGAGGTTGTTTCCCTTCAGGCTCAGCAGAACAGAGAGCTACAGGACCTGTACAGACAGCTTCGTTCCCTCAAAGACCAAAGGCAGAGTCTCCCTGCTTCCCTGTCCCGaacccctcctctctccacggcacctcctgtcctctctcctcgTAGGCCAAGGCCAGCCAAAGTCAAGGTCCGGCCCCGGCCTCACTCTCACATGGATAATAATGGAGTCACGCACTCTG GAATACAGCAGTCAAGCAGTTATTCTGGTGGTGAACAGAGCAGACTGCCGCAGTACTGCAACCCAGAGCACCATGCTTCATTGCCTGCTAAAAGAG ATCAGAGTCCACTAAGAAAAAGCACATTCACAGATGACCTGCACAAACTTGTTGATAATTGGACAAAAGAGACGGTGGGCCCCTCTCTGCCCAAGCCTTCGCTGAATCAAATCAAGCAGATTCAACAGGTGCAGGAGTTGGGAGGCTGGAGCCAGCAGACTGAG GTGGCTCCACCAGGTTGGTTTCCAGTGTCACCATTGAACCCCCAGGCACCCTCGACCCCTACCAGCTTGCCTGTGGTAGCCCCTTCCCATTATACAGGTGGAGGGAGCCTGTCCACTCTGCCCTCTCCGGGACcagcaccacaaacacacatggctCAAGTGCCACAGATACAACAAAGTTTACACCTCCATCAGTCTCTCCCCCTCCAGCAGATGTCCTATCAGCAGTCCCCTTTCCGCCAGCAGATACCGCAGCCCCGGATGCAAAGCCCCGTACAGTCTCAGTCACTACCACAGACACAACCCATCACCCAGCTGCCCCACTCGCCACCTCAAAGCCAACCGCTGCTGCCTTCCCAAAAGCCCACATCTCCTGTGTCCACGGCCCCACCTCTGCCACCTGGAAGCGGCACCACCGCACCCACTGATAGCACTGCTGCTACTGGGGGGACATTTTGCTCCtgttcctcatcctcttccagctcttcctcttcttgctcTACTGCTGCTCTTCCTTCCAGTGCCAAAATTCACCCAACACCCCCCACCTCTACTCTTCCTTTGGGACAGAAATAA